One genomic segment of Deinococcus sp. YIM 134068 includes these proteins:
- the ilvA gene encoding threonine ammonia-lyase, biosynthetic produces MTQTQDFTPGSLDAQDVLRLALTSKVYGAAVETPLSAAPGISARTGNTVWLKREDQQPIFSFKLRGAYNRMSQLTPEEAARGVICASAGNHAQGVAFAAQQLSLRAVIVMPVTTPEIKVRACQARGASVVLHGDSFSDAEAHAYTLQRDLGLTFVHPYDDPLVLAGQGTIALELLRQVEGGAYTVFVPVGGGGLIAGVASVLKALWADVRIVGVEPDDSDAMYQSLRAGERVRLDTVGIFVDGVAVKQVGAYTFDLTRRYVDDWVRVNTDEVCAAIKDVFDDTRAVMEPAGALAVAGLKKYAAERGLRGETLVALTCGANMNFDRLRHVAERSEIGERREATLAVTIPERPGAFRAFIEVIGPRAITEFNYRYAPRAEARVFVGVQLRHAGERAELVDTLTAHGYGVTDLTDDELAKVHIRHMVGGRAPEATDERVYSFTFPERPGALLEFLTHLHAGWNISLFHYRNHGSAHGRVLAGIQVPDAELDDFAAFLAGVGYPAQEMTENAAYRLFLT; encoded by the coding sequence ATGACGCAAACGCAAGACTTCACGCCCGGCTCGCTGGACGCGCAGGACGTGCTGCGGCTGGCGCTGACGAGCAAGGTGTACGGGGCGGCGGTGGAGACGCCGCTGAGCGCCGCGCCGGGCATCAGCGCCCGCACGGGGAATACCGTGTGGCTCAAGCGCGAAGACCAGCAGCCCATCTTCTCGTTCAAGCTGCGCGGGGCCTACAACCGCATGAGCCAGCTCACCCCCGAGGAGGCCGCGCGGGGCGTGATCTGCGCCTCTGCGGGCAATCACGCTCAGGGAGTGGCTTTCGCCGCCCAGCAGCTCAGCCTGCGCGCGGTGATCGTGATGCCCGTGACCACCCCGGAGATCAAGGTACGGGCGTGTCAGGCGCGCGGCGCGTCGGTTGTCCTCCACGGCGATTCCTTCAGCGACGCGGAGGCTCACGCCTACACCCTCCAGCGCGACCTCGGCCTGACCTTCGTCCACCCCTACGACGACCCGCTGGTGCTGGCCGGGCAGGGCACCATCGCGCTGGAACTGCTGCGGCAGGTCGAGGGCGGCGCGTACACCGTGTTCGTGCCCGTGGGCGGCGGCGGCCTGATCGCGGGGGTGGCCTCGGTGCTCAAGGCGCTGTGGGCGGACGTGCGGATCGTCGGCGTGGAGCCGGACGACAGCGACGCGATGTACCAGAGCCTGCGCGCGGGCGAGCGGGTGCGGCTGGACACCGTGGGCATCTTCGTGGACGGGGTAGCGGTCAAGCAGGTCGGCGCGTACACCTTCGACCTCACGCGGCGCTATGTGGACGACTGGGTGCGGGTGAACACCGACGAGGTGTGCGCGGCGATCAAGGACGTGTTCGACGACACGCGGGCCGTGATGGAACCCGCCGGGGCGCTCGCGGTGGCGGGGCTGAAGAAGTATGCCGCCGAGCGGGGGTTGAGGGGAGAAACGCTCGTGGCCCTCACCTGTGGCGCGAACATGAACTTTGACCGCCTGCGCCACGTCGCCGAGCGGTCCGAGATCGGCGAGCGGCGGGAGGCGACCCTCGCCGTGACCATTCCCGAGCGGCCCGGTGCCTTCCGCGCGTTCATCGAGGTGATCGGGCCGCGCGCCATCACCGAATTCAACTACCGCTACGCGCCCCGTGCCGAGGCCCGCGTGTTCGTCGGCGTGCAGCTTCGGCACGCGGGCGAACGCGCCGAACTCGTGGACACCCTCACCGCGCACGGCTACGGCGTCACCGACCTCACCGACGACGAACTCGCCAAAGTCCACATCCGCCACATGGTCGGCGGTCGCGCCCCCGAGGCCACCGACGAGCGGGTGTACTCCTTCACCTTCCCCGAGCGCCCCGGTGCCCTGCTGGAGTTCCTCACCCACCTCCACGCGGGTTGGAACATCAGCCTCTTCCACTACCGCAACCACGGCAGCGCCCACGGTCGCGTCCTCGCCGGAATCCAGGTGCCCGACGCCGAGCTGGACGACTTCGCCGCCTTCCTCGCCGGGGTGGGCTATCCGGCGCAGGAGATGACGGAGAACGCGGCGTATCGGCTGTTTTTGACGTAG
- a CDS encoding M23 family metallopeptidase codes for MRKRSWGLGALLAGGAVAWAHYAPALPDSAIARPARQFGLPFAGAPGPNSWLLGQGYGNTTGAYRQRRSTYVNLQGVHAGLDFSAPCGTPVRSIGDGVVAEVDGPHGSPPHNIVINHAGNLSSLYGHLRVRSSLRVGQRVTRGQVIGQSGDSQFTCVSAPHLHLELRDRSHQRFFNPLPYIAADWDSLALAGSFGRGYEYDLSAPRRWQTPESQPEVRRGGAILNEFARPWPPSPGGAR; via the coding sequence ATGCGGAAGAGAAGTTGGGGGCTGGGTGCCCTGCTGGCGGGGGGGGCGGTGGCGTGGGCACACTACGCGCCCGCCCTGCCGGACAGCGCCATCGCAAGGCCCGCGCGGCAGTTCGGCCTGCCGTTCGCGGGGGCACCGGGGCCGAACTCGTGGCTGCTGGGGCAGGGCTACGGCAACACGACGGGCGCGTACCGCCAGCGCCGCAGCACCTACGTCAACCTCCAGGGGGTCCACGCGGGGCTGGATTTCAGCGCCCCCTGTGGCACGCCCGTTCGCTCCATCGGGGACGGGGTGGTGGCCGAAGTGGACGGCCCGCACGGCAGCCCGCCGCACAACATCGTCATCAACCACGCGGGCAACCTCAGCAGCCTGTACGGGCACCTGCGGGTCCGGTCGTCGCTGCGGGTCGGGCAGCGGGTGACGCGCGGGCAGGTCATCGGGCAGAGCGGCGACTCGCAGTTCACCTGCGTGAGTGCCCCGCACCTGCACCTCGAATTGCGCGACCGCTCTCACCAGCGCTTCTTCAACCCACTGCCGTACATCGCCGCCGACTGGGACTCGCTCGCGCTGGCAGGTTCTTTTGGGCGCGGGTACGAGTACGACCTCTCGGCCCCGCGCAGGTGGCAGACGCCGGAATCCCAGCCGGAGGTGCGCCGGGGCGGGGCGATTCTCAACGAATTCGCGCGCCCGTGGCCGCCCTCGCCGGGAGGGGCGCGATGA
- the der gene encoding ribosome biogenesis GTPase Der → MHKIAIVGRPNVGKSSLFNRLVGRREAVVADFPGVTRDAKEGLMLYHNHRITLVDTGGLWSGDEWEQAIREKAEWAMEGAQAVIFVLDPREGLSAADYEVAEWLRKLGKPVIAVANKIDSPKHDVYLAELWGLGFGDPIPVSAEHARGLDDLMDRVLSHLPVDDEDVPEIAPIRISLIGRPNVGKSSLLNAITQSERAIVADQPGTTRDSLDVEWNYGGQRFVLVDTAGIRKKPDTAIEEYAIQRSQAAIERSDLIWLVVNATEIGDHELKLANLAYDSGKPVIVVVNKWDLVPDEELKRTERDLNQKLHHISYAPRVYTSAINDYGIHDMLAEAMKLHEKWQSRTPTAELNRWLDIWQMRQAVPNFHGKPLRMYFMTQVETAPPTFAVFCNRADFVTRAYEGFLQNRIREDLGMAGVPVRLKWKEKGPYRKGKKGEAAEA, encoded by the coding sequence ATGCATAAAATCGCCATCGTGGGCCGACCGAACGTCGGCAAGTCCAGCCTGTTCAACCGTCTCGTGGGACGGCGCGAGGCCGTCGTCGCCGACTTCCCCGGCGTGACGCGCGACGCGAAAGAAGGGCTGATGCTCTACCACAACCACCGCATCACCCTCGTGGACACGGGCGGGTTGTGGAGCGGGGACGAGTGGGAGCAGGCCATCCGCGAGAAGGCCGAGTGGGCGATGGAGGGCGCGCAGGCCGTGATCTTCGTCCTCGACCCGCGCGAGGGACTCTCAGCCGCCGACTACGAGGTCGCCGAGTGGCTACGCAAGCTCGGTAAGCCCGTCATCGCCGTCGCCAACAAGATCGACAGCCCCAAACACGACGTGTACCTCGCCGAGCTGTGGGGCCTGGGCTTCGGCGACCCCATTCCCGTCAGCGCCGAACACGCGCGCGGCCTGGACGACCTGATGGACCGGGTGCTGTCCCACCTCCCCGTCGACGACGAGGACGTGCCGGAGATTGCGCCCATCCGCATCTCCCTCATCGGTCGCCCGAACGTGGGCAAGTCGAGCCTCCTGAACGCGATCACCCAGAGCGAGCGGGCCATCGTCGCCGACCAGCCGGGCACCACCCGCGACAGCCTCGACGTGGAGTGGAACTACGGCGGGCAACGCTTCGTCCTCGTGGACACGGCGGGCATCCGCAAGAAGCCGGACACCGCCATCGAGGAGTACGCGATCCAGCGCAGCCAGGCGGCCATCGAGAGAAGCGACCTGATCTGGCTCGTCGTGAACGCCACCGAGATCGGCGACCACGAACTCAAGCTCGCCAACCTTGCCTACGACAGCGGCAAGCCCGTCATCGTGGTCGTGAACAAGTGGGACCTCGTGCCCGACGAGGAGCTGAAGCGCACCGAGCGGGACCTGAACCAGAAGCTCCATCACATCTCATACGCGCCGCGCGTCTACACCTCGGCCATCAACGACTACGGCATCCACGACATGCTCGCCGAGGCGATGAAGCTGCACGAGAAGTGGCAGAGCCGCACGCCCACCGCCGAACTCAACCGCTGGCTGGACATCTGGCAGATGCGTCAGGCCGTGCCCAACTTCCACGGCAAGCCGCTGAGGATGTACTTCATGACCCAGGTGGAGACGGCCCCGCCCACCTTCGCGGTCTTCTGCAACCGCGCCGACTTCGTGACCCGCGCCTACGAGGGTTTTCTCCAGAACCGCATCCGCGAGGACCTGGGGATGGCCGGGGTGCCCGTGCGCCTGAAGTGGAAGGAGAAGGGGCCGTACAGGAAGGGGAAGAAGGGGGAAGCGGCGGAGGCGTAG
- a CDS encoding DUF4291 domain-containing protein → MRLVTAPYLEQTAGWPSTGRHILAQFDDTSVVVYQAYRPAIGHHAATHGRFGGEYSFSRMSWIKPNFLWMMYRSGWGTKPDQEVTLALRLRREGFEELLAQAVASSFGASPFSTQESWRAALQQSDVRLQWDPDHDPAGQPLARRAIQLGLRGRALRRLNDEWLLDVEDISDFVREQRAHIATPERLLTPLERVYPVFNSATAERLGLG, encoded by the coding sequence ATGAGACTTGTCACCGCGCCCTACCTCGAACAGACGGCGGGCTGGCCCTCCACCGGGCGTCACATCCTCGCGCAGTTTGACGACACATCCGTCGTCGTGTATCAGGCGTACCGTCCGGCCATCGGGCACCACGCCGCCACTCACGGTCGCTTCGGCGGCGAGTACAGCTTCTCGCGCATGAGCTGGATCAAGCCGAATTTCCTGTGGATGATGTATCGCTCCGGCTGGGGCACGAAGCCCGATCAGGAGGTGACGCTCGCCCTGCGGCTGAGGCGGGAGGGCTTCGAGGAGCTGTTGGCACAGGCCGTCGCGTCCTCCTTCGGGGCCTCGCCCTTCTCCACCCAGGAGAGCTGGCGGGCCGCGCTGCAACAGTCCGACGTGCGCCTCCAGTGGGACCCGGACCACGACCCGGCAGGGCAACCGTTGGCGCGGCGGGCCATCCAACTCGGCTTACGCGGCAGGGCGCTGCGCCGCCTCAACGACGAGTGGCTGCTGGATGTGGAGGACATCAGCGACTTCGTGCGGGAGCAGCGTGCCCACATCGCCACCCCGGAGAGGTTGCTTACGCCGCTGGAGCGGGTCTATCCCGTCTTCAATTCAGCGACCGCTGAACGCCTCGGCCTGGGGTGA
- a CDS encoding PQQ-dependent sugar dehydrogenase: MTSARLPAALVLAATLLTAPAWAQNDTPQVRFVPFVSGLEQVTTLTHAGDGSGRMYATEQRGLVRVIEGGRLRAQPFLDVSNLTRAGGERGLLGLTFDPAYKTNRRLYVHYTDRGGNTVLARYTATPDFSRADPQSARILFTAEQPYANHNGGQVAFGPDGFLYLGLGDGGSGGDPQNNGQKLGTPLGKLLRFDVKGNEARPAPGNPFLNREGVNPNIWAYGLRNPWRFSFDRETGDLIIADVGQNEYEEVNRQPRASKGGENYGWRIREARSCFEPSDGCRTQDLVDPVLQYGRNEGQSITGGYVYRGNAVPALKGQYVFADFGTGNVWASRTNGQNWSKVRLGRVQNPSTFGEDEAGEVYVAEYGSGRVLRLGR; this comes from the coding sequence ATGACCTCAGCCCGTCTGCCCGCCGCGCTGGTCCTCGCCGCCACTCTGCTCACCGCCCCGGCGTGGGCGCAGAACGACACGCCGCAGGTCCGCTTCGTCCCCTTCGTGAGCGGATTAGAGCAGGTGACGACCCTGACACACGCGGGCGACGGTTCGGGCCGGATGTACGCGACCGAGCAGCGGGGCCTCGTGCGAGTGATCGAGGGCGGACGGCTGCGCGCCCAACCCTTCCTCGACGTGAGCAACCTGACCCGCGCGGGCGGCGAGCGCGGGCTGCTGGGCCTCACCTTCGACCCGGCCTATAAGACCAACCGCCGCCTCTACGTCCACTACACCGACCGGGGCGGGAACACGGTGCTCGCGCGCTACACGGCCACCCCCGACTTCAGCCGCGCCGACCCGCAGAGCGCCCGCATCCTCTTCACCGCCGAGCAGCCCTACGCCAACCACAACGGCGGTCAGGTCGCCTTCGGTCCCGACGGCTTCTTGTACCTGGGGCTGGGCGACGGCGGCAGCGGCGGCGATCCGCAGAACAACGGGCAGAAGCTCGGCACGCCGCTGGGCAAGCTCCTGCGCTTCGACGTGAAGGGCAACGAGGCGCGGCCCGCCCCCGGCAATCCCTTCCTCAACCGGGAGGGCGTGAACCCCAACATTTGGGCCTACGGGCTGCGGAACCCGTGGCGCTTCTCCTTCGACCGGGAGACGGGCGACCTGATCATCGCGGACGTGGGCCAGAACGAGTACGAGGAGGTCAACCGCCAGCCCCGCGCGAGCAAGGGCGGCGAGAACTACGGCTGGCGCATCCGTGAGGCGAGGAGCTGCTTCGAGCCGTCGGACGGTTGCCGCACCCAGGACCTCGTGGACCCCGTGTTGCAGTACGGGCGCAACGAGGGCCAGAGCATCACGGGCGGCTACGTGTACCGGGGAAATGCCGTCCCCGCGCTCAAGGGCCAGTACGTCTTCGCCGACTTCGGCACGGGCAACGTCTGGGCCTCCCGCACGAACGGGCAGAACTGGAGCAAGGTCCGCCTGGGTCGCGTGCAGAACCCCTCCACCTTCGGCGAGGACGAGGCGGGCGAGGTGTACGTGGCGGAGTACGGAAGCGGGCGGGTGCTGCGGCTGGGGCGGTGA
- a CDS encoding AbrB/MazE/SpoVT family DNA-binding domain-containing protein: MNRIVRSTITSKGQITLPKAIRDHLRVSGGEQIEFVVDGETVTVRSVTPSQNPFAAWLGVAPLPDGQTVAGLIREMRDGEDGPDPAREGGPGARVVHLHFGEPIPRN; the protein is encoded by the coding sequence ATGAATCGCATCGTCCGCAGCACCATCACGAGCAAGGGTCAGATCACCCTGCCCAAAGCCATCCGCGATCACCTGCGCGTGAGTGGGGGGGAGCAGATCGAGTTCGTCGTGGACGGCGAGACCGTCACCGTCCGCAGCGTCACGCCGTCGCAGAATCCCTTCGCCGCCTGGTTGGGTGTCGCCCCTTTGCCAGATGGGCAGACCGTGGCTGGTCTCATCCGGGAGATGCGCGACGGGGAGGACGGCCCGGACCCGGCGCGTGAGGGGGGACCGGGGGCGCGCGTCGTCCACCTCCACTTCGGCGAACCCATCCCCAGGAATTGA
- a CDS encoding type II toxin-antitoxin system VapC family toxin, whose amino-acid sequence MRVSLDTNIIVGIWSGTPEGQRDLLTLQHLQQGGDELLVCGVVYTELCAHPGMNRSRVDAFLTSTNIDLDSSMPPTVWADAADVNHAYQVRRRRGGVSIPKRVVPDFLIGAHALHRADRLMTRNGADFNDFPTLTLFVPVP is encoded by the coding sequence GTGCGAGTTAGCCTCGACACGAACATCATCGTGGGCATCTGGTCGGGCACACCCGAAGGCCAGCGAGATTTGCTGACCCTTCAACACCTCCAGCAGGGCGGCGACGAGTTGCTCGTCTGCGGTGTGGTGTACACCGAGTTGTGTGCCCATCCCGGCATGAACCGCTCTCGGGTGGACGCCTTCCTGACCTCGACCAACATAGACCTGGACTCGTCCATGCCGCCCACCGTGTGGGCCGACGCGGCAGATGTAAATCACGCCTACCAGGTCCGGCGGCGGCGTGGTGGCGTCTCCATCCCAAAGCGGGTTGTGCCCGACTTTCTCATCGGCGCGCACGCCCTCCACCGCGCCGACCGGCTCATGACTCGCAACGGCGCGGATTTCAACGACTTCCCCACCCTGACTCTGTTCGTACCCGTGCCCTAA
- the pgm gene encoding phosphoglucomutase (alpha-D-glucose-1,6-bisphosphate-dependent), translating to MTLSDLAGKTAPQSLLTNIPRLVASYYEKRPDVGNVAQRVSFGTSGHRGTSLNGTFNEAHILAVSQAVAEYRAAVGITGPLYLGLDTHALSEPAWMSAVEVLIANGVQVRAQPGFFTPTPLVSHAILGHNRAGQGGTADGIVITPSHNPPQDGGFKYNPPSGGPADTDVTRAVQERANAILEGGLREVKRVSLDDALAGLDPCDFITPYVAELGEVVDLAAIRESGVRLGVDPLGGASLPVWEAIKEQHGLSLTIVNPAVDPRFAFMSVDRDGKIRMDCSSPWAMASLLALKDDYDVAVGNDPDADRHGIVTSDGLMNPNHYLAVMIEYLFQNRPGWRADAGIGKTLVSSALIDRVGAGIGRRVVEVPVGFKYFVAGLLDGSFGFGGEESAGASFLRMNGGAWSTDKDGLIPGLLAAEMTAKTGQTPSQRFAALTERYGETAYDRQDAPANGAQKKVLANLSPEQVTASTLAGDPITAKLTRAPGNNEPIGGLKVTTDHAWFAARPSGTEDVYKIYAESFKGAEHLRQVMAEAREVVAAAFAAGGAA from the coding sequence ATGACCCTCAGCGACCTCGCCGGCAAGACCGCCCCGCAGAGCCTCCTGACGAACATTCCCCGGCTGGTCGCCTCCTACTACGAGAAGCGGCCCGACGTGGGGAACGTGGCGCAACGGGTCTCCTTCGGCACGAGCGGGCACCGGGGCACGTCACTGAACGGCACCTTCAACGAGGCGCACATCCTCGCCGTCTCGCAGGCGGTCGCCGAATACCGGGCGGCGGTGGGCATCACCGGGCCGCTGTACCTGGGGCTGGACACTCACGCCCTCTCCGAACCCGCGTGGATGTCGGCGGTGGAGGTCCTGATCGCCAACGGGGTGCAGGTGCGCGCCCAACCGGGCTTCTTCACGCCCACGCCCCTCGTCAGCCACGCGATCCTGGGTCACAACCGGGCGGGGCAGGGCGGCACGGCGGACGGCATCGTCATCACGCCGAGCCACAACCCCCCGCAGGACGGCGGCTTCAAGTACAACCCGCCGAGCGGCGGCCCCGCCGACACCGACGTGACGCGGGCCGTGCAGGAGCGGGCGAACGCGATTCTGGAAGGTGGGTTGCGAGAGGTCAAGCGGGTGAGTCTGGACGACGCGCTCGCCGGGCTGGACCCCTGCGATTTCATCACGCCCTACGTGGCCGAACTCGGGGAGGTGGTGGACCTCGCCGCCATCCGGGAGAGCGGCGTGCGCCTGGGCGTGGACCCCCTCGGTGGGGCCAGCCTGCCCGTGTGGGAGGCGATCAAGGAGCAGCACGGCCTGAGTCTCACCATCGTGAACCCGGCGGTGGACCCCCGCTTCGCCTTTATGAGCGTGGACCGCGACGGCAAGATTCGGATGGACTGCTCCAGCCCGTGGGCGATGGCGAGCCTGCTGGCCCTCAAGGACGACTACGACGTGGCCGTGGGCAACGACCCCGACGCCGACCGCCACGGCATCGTGACCTCGGACGGGCTGATGAACCCCAACCACTACCTCGCGGTGATGATCGAGTACCTGTTCCAGAATCGCCCCGGCTGGCGGGCGGACGCGGGCATCGGCAAGACGCTCGTCTCTAGCGCCCTGATCGACCGGGTGGGCGCGGGGATTGGGCGGCGGGTGGTGGAGGTGCCCGTCGGCTTCAAGTACTTCGTCGCGGGTCTGCTGGACGGCTCCTTCGGCTTCGGCGGCGAGGAGAGCGCGGGCGCGAGCTTCCTGCGGATGAACGGCGGCGCGTGGAGCACCGACAAGGACGGCCTCATCCCCGGCCTCCTCGCCGCCGAGATGACGGCGAAGACGGGACAGACGCCCAGCCAACGCTTCGCCGCGCTGACGGAGCGGTACGGCGAGACCGCCTACGACCGCCAGGACGCCCCCGCCAACGGCGCGCAGAAGAAGGTCCTCGCCAACCTCAGCCCGGAACAGGTCACGGCCTCCACCCTCGCGGGCGACCCCATCACCGCCAAGCTGACCCGCGCGCCCGGCAACAACGAACCCATCGGCGGCCTGAAGGTCACGACTGACCACGCCTGGTTCGCCGCCCGCCCGAGCGGCACGGAGGACGTGTACAAGATTTACGCCGAGAGCTTCAAGGGCGCGGAACACTTGCGGCAGGTCATGGCCGAGGCGCGCGAGGTCGTCGCGGCGGCCTTTGCGGCGGGGGGCGCGGCGTGA
- the glpX gene encoding class II fructose-bisphosphatase encodes MTDDRKGTGRGKRTNSFEHALVLPTARVTEEAALAASHLVGMGDKNEVDGAATEAMRELLNTLDIRGTVVIGEGEMDEAPMLYIGETLGQGQYEVDIAVDPVEGTVVTAKGLPNGLAVIALSERGGLMHAPDCYMEKLVVPPPAAGRVHLDWPIEANLSVLAQSLDRDVEDLLITILDRERHESLIQRVREAGARVKLIGDGDVVASLAVGVRGTGVHALMGSGGAPEGVLSAAALKCLGAEIQGRFIAEDDAMRERFRTMGVEEGRVYKTNDLAPGEQIVFSATGITYGELLNGVRRFGGGARTHTLVMGYASRVVRFIDSVHLEDDKARVTIRV; translated from the coding sequence ATGACGGATGACCGCAAGGGGACGGGGCGGGGCAAGAGGACGAACAGCTTCGAACATGCGCTCGTGCTGCCGACGGCGCGGGTGACGGAGGAGGCTGCCCTCGCTGCGAGCCATCTCGTGGGCATGGGCGACAAGAACGAGGTGGACGGCGCGGCGACCGAGGCGATGCGTGAGCTGCTCAACACGCTCGACATCCGGGGCACGGTCGTCATCGGCGAGGGCGAGATGGACGAGGCCCCCATGCTCTACATCGGCGAGACGCTGGGGCAGGGGCAGTATGAGGTGGACATCGCCGTGGACCCGGTGGAGGGCACCGTCGTCACGGCGAAGGGGTTGCCCAACGGGCTGGCCGTCATCGCCCTCTCGGAGCGTGGCGGGCTGATGCACGCGCCCGACTGCTACATGGAAAAGCTGGTGGTGCCGCCCCCCGCCGCCGGGCGGGTGCATCTCGACTGGCCCATCGAGGCCAACCTCAGCGTCCTCGCCCAGAGCCTCGACCGCGACGTGGAGGATTTGCTCATCACCATCCTCGACCGCGAGCGCCACGAGAGCCTGATTCAGCGGGTGCGGGAGGCGGGTGCCCGCGTCAAGCTCATCGGCGACGGCGACGTGGTGGCGAGCCTCGCGGTCGGGGTGCGCGGCACGGGCGTCCACGCGCTGATGGGGTCGGGCGGTGCGCCGGAGGGCGTGCTGAGCGCGGCGGCCCTCAAGTGCCTCGGTGCCGAGATTCAGGGCCGCTTCATCGCCGAGGACGACGCGATGCGCGAACGCTTCCGCACGATGGGCGTGGAGGAGGGGCGCGTCTACAAGACGAACGATCTCGCGCCCGGCGAGCAGATCGTCTTCAGCGCCACGGGCATCACCTACGGCGAGCTGCTCAACGGCGTGCGGCGCTTCGGCGGGGGTGCCCGCACCCACACCCTCGTCATGGGCTACGCCTCGCGCGTCGTGCGCTTCATCGACAGCGTTCACCTGGAGGATGACAAGGCGCGCGTGACGATCCGGGTGTGA
- the wrbA gene encoding NAD(P)H:quinone oxidoreductase, with translation MTTAAPIRMTIVYYSTYGTNYQMAEVAAEAAREAGAEVRLVKARETAPPEVVNGQEAWKAQLERTAHIPDATVADLENVDAILFSTPTRFGGAASQIRAYVDTLGGLWGSGALADKTFSAMTSAQNPNGGQETTLQTLYVMAMHWGAILVPPGYTDKVIFASGGNPYGASVTANGEPLSDEDKATIRHQARRQVELTRRLKG, from the coding sequence ATGACGACTGCTGCCCCCATCCGAATGACCATCGTCTATTACTCGACCTACGGCACGAACTACCAGATGGCCGAGGTCGCCGCCGAGGCCGCGCGGGAGGCAGGAGCGGAGGTCCGTTTGGTCAAGGCGCGCGAGACCGCCCCTCCCGAGGTCGTGAACGGGCAGGAGGCGTGGAAGGCCCAACTGGAGCGCACGGCCCATATCCCCGACGCGACCGTGGCCGACCTGGAGAACGTGGACGCCATCCTCTTCAGCACCCCCACCCGCTTCGGCGGCGCGGCGAGCCAGATTCGCGCTTACGTCGATACATTGGGCGGGCTGTGGGGCAGCGGGGCGCTGGCCGACAAGACCTTCAGCGCCATGACGAGCGCGCAGAATCCCAACGGCGGGCAGGAGACGACGCTCCAGACGCTGTACGTGATGGCGATGCACTGGGGCGCGATCCTGGTGCCGCCCGGTTACACGGACAAGGTGATCTTCGCGTCGGGCGGCAACCCCTACGGCGCGAGCGTGACGGCCAACGGCGAGCCGCTGAGCGACGAGGACAAGGCCACCATCCGCCACCAGGCCCGGCGTCAGGTCGAGCTGACGCGGCGGCTCAAGGGCTGA
- a CDS encoding metallophosphoesterase family protein, protein MRVAVIGDVHGNAFALEAVLREVRAAAPDLTVNLGDQVEGAADPACAAAWQAELAEAGALEVRGNNEEKLWPGGRRSPLTRAYGAWLEAHVDAGMLARLAALPLTACALDGALLACHGTPASTWESLLWVWQADPAGGGFYRARDPRELRALVQPLGAEVVLCGHTHRPGATRVGDTLVVNAGAVSDQVDGDPRARWTLLERRLDVWTVDFRAVPYDVEAAVAWATAHTPFGREQAELLRSGTFDSRTG, encoded by the coding sequence GTGAGGGTGGCGGTGATCGGCGACGTTCACGGCAACGCCTTCGCGCTGGAGGCCGTCTTGCGCGAGGTGCGGGCGGCGGCCCCCGACCTGACCGTGAACCTGGGCGATCAGGTGGAGGGTGCGGCGGACCCGGCCTGCGCGGCGGCATGGCAGGCGGAACTGGCGGAGGCCGGGGCGCTGGAGGTGCGCGGCAACAACGAGGAAAAGCTGTGGCCCGGCGGTCGCCGCTCGCCCCTTACCCGCGCCTACGGGGCGTGGCTGGAGGCCCATGTGGACGCGGGCATGCTCGCCCGGCTGGCCGCCCTGCCCCTCACGGCCTGCGCGCTGGACGGTGCCCTCCTCGCCTGTCACGGCACGCCCGCGAGCACCTGGGAGAGCCTGCTGTGGGTCTGGCAAGCGGACCCGGCGGGCGGAGGCTTCTACCGTGCCCGCGACCCGCGCGAGCTGCGGGCGCTCGTTCAGCCGCTCGGTGCCGAGGTCGTGCTATGCGGCCACACCCACCGCCCCGGCGCGACCCGTGTGGGGGACACCCTCGTGGTGAACGCAGGTGCCGTGAGCGATCAGGTGGACGGCGACCCGCGCGCCCGCTGGACGCTGCTCGAACGCCGTCTGGACGTGTGGACTGTGGACTTCCGTGCCGTCCCCTACGACGTGGAGGCCGCCGTGGCATGGGCCACCGCCCACACCCCCTTCGGGCGGGAACAGGCGGAACTCCTGCGCTCCGGGACCTTCGACAGCCGCACGGGGTAG